In Thermodesulfobacteriota bacterium, the genomic stretch ACGGCGATGGACACCGTCTCCCGCTGGCCCGACGCTTCCAGGGGAGCCGCAATGGAGATGATAGGGAAGTACGGCGCCCCTGACGGCTTGACAGTCGAGATTATTTACTGGAGGAACAGGGGCGAATGGCTTGAGATTACGGTAAGGAGAACGGGGGCGCCCCATAATTTCCCGGCGCCCCACGAGGACGTGCTCGAGCAGGTCGTGGCCTATGAGGTACCGCCGGGGAGGCATAACGACCTCGCCGTATTCGACGGAAGCGTCGTCGCCGAGCGCACGAGAGGGACCCTCTCTGCCCGGTGCCGGAGCGAGGCCATGAACTATGCGGCCCTCAACCTCGCGCACGAAATCATAACCGAGGGCATGAGCATAGAGGCCGCAAGGGAGAGCTTCGCCGCGATAATGCGCGGCCATGCGGAGGGGAGGGAGCACAGGTATACGCGCGGCCTGCAGTTCCGGCTGGAGATACCTGAAGATACAAGGGACCCGGACTTCGCCTTTTGAGGCCAGATTTGAATCGGGATCATCCGCCCCCCCCCGTTTCAGTCAGGGACGGTCATTCCTCCCCACCAGGCCCAGCCGTCAGGAACTTTCCCACCAGCGCCATCATCTCCCTTGCCTTGTACGGCTTGGAGATGACGCCTGAGAAGCCGAACTTGCCGTAGTCGGACATGACAGGGTCGTCGGAGTAGCCGCTTGATACTATAACCCTGGCCGCCGGGTCTATCTCGAGGACGCGGCGGACAGCCTCCTTCCCGCCCATGCCTGCAGGGATGGTAAGGTCCATTATCACGAGGTCGAAGCCCCTGCCCCCCGACCTGGCCTCCTTGAAAAGCGCGACCGCCTCGGCCCCGTCCCTTGCCGATTCCACCTCGCACTCCATGCCCTTAAGCATCTCGCCCAGGGCTTCCCTGATGGTCTCGTCGTCGTCCATGACCAGGACCCTGCCCTTATGCGAAGGCGCCGGGAACGGATCCATCTCCATATACGCGCCCGCGTCGGGTGACGCCGGGAGGTAGACGGAGAAGGCCGAGCCCTTTCCCGGCGCTGACTCAACCTCTATGAAGCCCCCGTGGTCCCTTACTACCGAATACGCGGCGGCAAGGCCTAGCCCGCTCCCGCCTTCCTTCGTCGTGTAGTAAGGGTCGAAGACCTTTTCCACGTCCGCATCCGGTATTCCCGCGCCATTGTCTTCCACGCGGATGCACACGTGCGGCGGGCCGAGAGGACGGTCCTTGGCGGACGAGGCGTTGAACGCGCTCACCTTTATCACTCCCCCGGAAGGCATGGCCTCGTCGGCGTTGACGATTATGTTCTGGATGGCCTGGGAGAGCATTCCCTCGTCCGCCTCTATCGGCAGGAGGCCGGGGGCTATCGAGAACTCGCATTTCGATTTGGAGCCAGTGGTAACGAACGAACACCAGTCGGCTATTACGTTTTCAAGGAAGAGCATGCTCTTTACCGGCGCCCCTCCCTTTGAGAACGTCAGGAACTGGCGCACCAGCCGCTTGGCCTCGTTGCAGGCCTTCTCCGCTTCCCTTAGCCGCCCGGACACCTTCTCGTCAGGCCCGTAAAAGAGCGCGAGCGAGACGTTCCCGATTATCCCGGTGAGGAGGTTATTGAAGTCGTGGGCTATGCCGCCGGCGAGCCTGCCGAGGGATTCGAGCTTCTGCGACTTGATAAACTCGGCCTCAAGCCCCTTCCTCAGGGTGATGTCCTTGACCGTGGCGCAGTAATTGAGGATGTTGCCCTTCTGGTCGGTTATGACGTAAGGGCTTATGATGACCGGGAAGAGGCTTCCGTCCTTTCTCCTGAAGACGAACTCATGGTCGCCCTCTTTCCCGGCTTCAAGGTCCGAAAAGGCCGCCTCAATCCTGGGCAGCTCCTCCTCGGGCCAGTAAGGCATCGGGGCTTTTCTACCGGCAAGCTCGTCTTTCTTAAATCCGACCATATTGAAAAAGGCCGGGTTCCCGTCCACGAACCTCCGTTCGCCGTCGAACATGCTGAAGCCGTCGTGCATGGACCTTATGAGGCTCTCGGTGCGGCTCTTGCTGTCGATGAGGGCCTTTTCGTATTCAACCCTGTCGCTTATGTCCCTGAAGATGCCGAGTATGCGCCCGCCCTCTCCGAACGAGAGCGGGGCCGCGCTTATACGGACGTTTACTATCGTGCCGTCCTTCCTTATTACCTCCCCGTCGTAGTCGGCGGCCCTGCCCTTTACCGAATGGGCGGCGAACTTGCCCCTGTATTCCTCGGCCTTTCCGGGAGGGTGGAGCTTCGACTGGTGCATCCCGATAAGCTCTTCCCTCGTCCTCCCGGTAAGGACCTCGGCCTCCTTGTTTGCGTCGACAAGGAATCCGGTCTCCATATCGGCGAGGAAGGCGGCGTCATTTAGGTTCTCGAAGAGGTGCCTGTACTTCTCCTCCGAGACCCGGAGACGCTCCTCCGCCATCCTGTAATCCGTTATGTCCCTGGCCATGACCACGGCCCCGGCTACGGTCCCGTCGTAGTCGAGATAGGGGTAGTACGTGACGTTCATGAACCTGCGGCCGGCGGCCCGGAAGGTGAACCATGCCCTGTAATTTATGACCTCTCCTGCAAAGCAGCGGTCCAGGTAGTCTTTTATGAAATTATTAAATACGGCATCACCGAGGAGCTCTGGGACCTTATGCCCTACGATCTCCTCCCTGCTCTTTCCGTGGGCCTTCAAATATGCGTAGCTTACTACAAGGTATTCGTAATTCCTGCCGACTATCGAGATATGGTCCGGGGAGGGGGAGATGAACCGCTCGTAAAACCTGAGGAATTCCTGTGGCATACGGCTTCTCCTGATGGCTTTTGGAAGGGATGGGCACCACAGTTTTTAAAGCGCTGGCGCACCCTGTTGGCACCATCCCGGGACAGGAAGCAACCCCCATCCAGCGCTGAAATTATATCACAAACGTAACCACCCTGTCATCCGATAAAGGCCCTGGGCGGGCGCAGCGCCCCGGGACTTCGGCTATAATCGCAAATAGGTAAAAATGCCAGAAGACATATCAAAACTCAGGATCGAGAAGAGTCCAGGAAAGGGGTACAGGAGAAGAAAATGGAGGCCTGCATACTGGGGGGCCGCCCTTTTACTACTCTTCCTCTCCGGCTACCTGGCCTTTCGCACCCTGAGCGTTACACAGGTAAGGGCGGCGGAGGTGTCCGTCACGTACCCTTCAGAAGGCCTTACCGTCCTTAACGCGAGCGGCTATGTCGAGGCCGAACGGAAGGCCGCGCTCTCCTCCAAGATAACGGGAAGGCTCGTATGGCTCGGGGTCGAGGAAGGGAGCCCCGTCGAGAAGGGACAGATCGTCGCGCGCCTTGAAAGCGCCGACCTCGAGGCCGCGCTCGACGAGGCAAGGGCCTCTCTCAGGGCCTCCAGGGACAACATGGAGGCCGCAAGGGCCGAGCTCGATGACGCAAGGAGCGACTACCGGAGGAAAAAAGAGCTTATGGATATGGAGTTCATAGCCCGAAGCGTCTTCGATGCCGCGGGTGCGAGGCTCAAGAAAGCGGAGGCCGCTTTCGAGGCGGCCAGGGCGGGGGTGCGGGCTGCCGAGGCCGCTGAGCGGGGCGCAAGCGCCTCGCTCGGCTTCACGGAAATAAGGGCCCCCTTCAGCGGGGTCGTCCTCACAAAGAACGCGGACATTGGCGATATCGTCACCCCGGTCGGAGCCGCGGCTGACGCCAAGGCGGCCGTGGTTACGGTCGCGGACATGGATACGCTCTACGTCGAGGCCGACATATCCGAGGCGAATATCGGGAAGGTATACGCCGGAATGCCGTGCGAGATCGAGCTGGATTCGTCGCCCGGCGAAAAGAGGAGGGGGAGCGTCCACATGATAGTGCCAACAGCCGACAGGACCAAGGCCTCCGTAATGGTAAAGGTCCGGTTCCTTGACGGCACCGAGAGGGTGCTTCCCGAGATGAGCGCCAAGGTGGCCTTCCTCTCAAGGGCACCTTCCCGGGAAGAGAACAAACCGCTGCCGACGGTTCCCGGCCAGTCGATAGTCTCCGAGGAGGGCCGGGATTTCGTCTTTATAATCGACGGCGAAAGGGCAGGGAAAAAAGAGGTGCGGACAGGGAAACGGATAGGAGAGGCGATCGAGGTATCGGGAGTGGAGCCCGGGACGAGGATAGTCCTCGCCCCTCCCGAAGGCCTCGAAGACGGCTCGAAGATAGAGGTCATAGAGGAATAATGGCAGGGGCAAAGGAAAGCCCGCTTGTGAGGATAAGGGGCCTTAACAAGTCTTACGCGCGGGGCAGCCGCGTTATCCCGGTCCTCCGGGACATAGACCTCGACATCGAAAATGCCGGGTTCATGGCGCTAATGGGCCCTTCGGGCTCGGGGAAGAGCACGCTCCTTAACCTCATAGCCGGAATAGACAGGCCGGACAGCGGCACAATCGAAATCGGCGGCATAGAGACCACCTCTCTTGCCGAGTCCGAGCTCGCCTCCTGGCGCTCGGACCACGTAGGCTTCATATTCCAGTTCTACAACCTCATGCCGGTCCTTACCGCCCTCGAAAACGTGGAGCTTCCGCTCCTTCTTAAGGACATGCCCCGGAAAGAAAGGCGCGAGAGGGCCGGAATGCTCCTCGGGCTCGTAGGCCTCTCCGAGCGCCTGGACCATTACCCCGGCGAGCTCTCGGGCGGGGAACAGCAGCGGGTCGCCATATCGAGGGCGATGGTCACGGACCCTACCATTCTCGTCGCGGACGAGCCGACCGGCGACCTTGACATGGAATCCGCGGAAGAGGTGCTGCGCTTAATGGAGAGGCTGAACGTGGAATTCGGGAAGACCGTCATCCTGGTCACGCACGACCCCAAGGCCGCCGGGAAGGCGCGCACCGTTAGGCGCCTCGAAAAGGGTTACCTTAATGCCGCTGTTTTTTAAGCTACTATTGAGGAACGCCTTCCGCCACAGGCTCCGCACCATGCTCACGGTCCTCGGCATG encodes the following:
- a CDS encoding PAS domain S-box protein produces the protein MPQEFLRFYERFISPSPDHISIVGRNYEYLVVSYAYLKAHGKSREEIVGHKVPELLGDAVFNNFIKDYLDRCFAGEVINYRAWFTFRAAGRRFMNVTYYPYLDYDGTVAGAVVMARDITDYRMAEERLRVSEEKYRHLFENLNDAAFLADMETGFLVDANKEAEVLTGRTREELIGMHQSKLHPPGKAEEYRGKFAAHSVKGRAADYDGEVIRKDGTIVNVRISAAPLSFGEGGRILGIFRDISDRVEYEKALIDSKSRTESLIRSMHDGFSMFDGERRFVDGNPAFFNMVGFKKDELAGRKAPMPYWPEEELPRIEAAFSDLEAGKEGDHEFVFRRKDGSLFPVIISPYVITDQKGNILNYCATVKDITLRKGLEAEFIKSQKLESLGRLAGGIAHDFNNLLTGIIGNVSLALFYGPDEKVSGRLREAEKACNEAKRLVRQFLTFSKGGAPVKSMLFLENVIADWCSFVTTGSKSKCEFSIAPGLLPIEADEGMLSQAIQNIIVNADEAMPSGGVIKVSAFNASSAKDRPLGPPHVCIRVEDNGAGIPDADVEKVFDPYYTTKEGGSGLGLAAAYSVVRDHGGFIEVESAPGKGSAFSVYLPASPDAGAYMEMDPFPAPSHKGRVLVMDDDETIREALGEMLKGMECEVESARDGAEAVALFKEARSGGRGFDLVIMDLTIPAGMGGKEAVRRVLEIDPAARVIVSSGYSDDPVMSDYGKFGFSGVISKPYKAREMMALVGKFLTAGPGGEE
- a CDS encoding efflux RND transporter periplasmic adaptor subunit, translated to MPEDISKLRIEKSPGKGYRRRKWRPAYWGAALLLLFLSGYLAFRTLSVTQVRAAEVSVTYPSEGLTVLNASGYVEAERKAALSSKITGRLVWLGVEEGSPVEKGQIVARLESADLEAALDEARASLRASRDNMEAARAELDDARSDYRRKKELMDMEFIARSVFDAAGARLKKAEAAFEAARAGVRAAEAAERGASASLGFTEIRAPFSGVVLTKNADIGDIVTPVGAAADAKAAVVTVADMDTLYVEADISEANIGKVYAGMPCEIELDSSPGEKRRGSVHMIVPTADRTKASVMVKVRFLDGTERVLPEMSAKVAFLSRAPSREENKPLPTVPGQSIVSEEGRDFVFIIDGERAGKKEVRTGKRIGEAIEVSGVEPGTRIVLAPPEGLEDGSKIEVIEE
- a CDS encoding ABC transporter ATP-binding protein — its product is MAGAKESPLVRIRGLNKSYARGSRVIPVLRDIDLDIENAGFMALMGPSGSGKSTLLNLIAGIDRPDSGTIEIGGIETTSLAESELASWRSDHVGFIFQFYNLMPVLTALENVELPLLLKDMPRKERRERAGMLLGLVGLSERLDHYPGELSGGEQQRVAISRAMVTDPTILVADEPTGDLDMESAEEVLRLMERLNVEFGKTVILVTHDPKAAGKARTVRRLEKGYLNAAVF